In Ochotona princeps isolate mOchPri1 chromosome 21, mOchPri1.hap1, whole genome shotgun sequence, a single genomic region encodes these proteins:
- the BORCS8 gene encoding BLOC-1-related complex subunit 8: MEEAEMQIKGKKVTDKFTESVYVLANEPSVALYRLQGHRRGSLPELAQHKADMQRWEEQSQGAIYTVEYACSAVKSLVHSSVYFRSVEGLLKQAISIRDHMNTATQGHR; the protein is encoded by the coding sequence ATGGAGGAGGCGGAGATGCAGATCAAGGGGAAGAAAGTCACGGACAAGTTCACCGAGAGCGTGTACGTGCTGGCCAACGAGCCGTCCGTGGCCCTGTACCGCCTCCAGGGCCACAGGCGCGGCTCCCTGCCCGAGCTGGCCCAGCACAAGGCCGACATGCAGCGCtgggaggagcagagccagggagcTATCTACACGGTGGAGTATGCCTGCAGCGCCGTGAAGAGCCTGGTGCACAGTAGCGTGTATTTCCGCAGCGTTGAGGGACTCCTCAAGCAGGCCATCAGCATCCGCGACCACATGAACACGGCCACCCAGGGCCACAGGTAG